One segment of Candidatus Micropelagos thuwalensis DNA contains the following:
- a CDS encoding UDP-2,3-diacylglucosamine diphosphatase, translated as MVDSRLSFVNNDQIGPAKYRTIWISDIHLGTAGCKAASLLDFLKRTEADTIYLVGDIIDGWRLKKKFFWPQTHNDVIQKILRKARKGARVVYVPGNHDEAARQFVDMKFGDIEILDEAIHETVDGKRLWVVHGDKFDGIMQHARWVAHLGDIAYTTLLIVNNYLNSLRRLLKMPYWSLSQYLKHKVKGAISFISTYEKVMVTQTKRKGCDGVVCGHIHKAEIRDIDGILYANDGDWVESLSALVEHYDGRLEIIYWDHIVEILPDDEDLPETALAS; from the coding sequence ATGGTTGATTCGCGTTTGTCTTTTGTAAATAACGACCAAATTGGACCGGCTAAATATCGCACAATTTGGATCTCTGATATTCACCTCGGTACTGCAGGGTGCAAAGCAGCAAGTCTGCTTGATTTTCTCAAACGCACTGAAGCTGACACAATTTATCTTGTCGGCGATATTATTGACGGCTGGCGTCTTAAAAAGAAATTTTTCTGGCCTCAGACCCATAATGATGTGATTCAAAAAATTCTTAGGAAAGCACGTAAAGGAGCGCGTGTTGTTTATGTGCCTGGTAATCATGATGAGGCGGCGCGTCAGTTTGTCGATATGAAATTTGGCGATATCGAAATTCTTGATGAAGCTATCCACGAAACTGTCGATGGAAAGCGTCTCTGGGTCGTTCATGGCGACAAGTTTGATGGCATTATGCAACATGCGCGCTGGGTCGCTCATTTAGGAGATATTGCCTATACAACTCTTCTGATCGTTAATAACTATCTCAACTCATTAAGGCGGTTGTTAAAAATGCCTTATTGGTCGCTTTCACAATATCTTAAGCATAAAGTTAAAGGCGCCATTTCATTTATTAGCACTTATGAAAAAGTGATGGTCACGCAAACCAAACGTAAAGGCTGCGACGGGGTCGTGTGCGGGCATATTCATAAGGCTGAAATTCGTGACATTGATGGCATTCTTTATGCCAATGATGGAGATTGGGTGGAGTCCCTGTCAGCCTTGGTCGAGCATTATGATGGTCGTCTCGAAATTATCTATTGGGATCACATCGTAGAAATTCTGCCTGACGATGAAGACCTACCGGAAACGGCACTGGCCAGTTAA
- a CDS encoding glycosyltransferase family 4 protein: MKILIITDAWFPQVNGVVRTLFKTRECLIAAGHDVEMITPEPFFSVPLPSYPEIRIAPFANSAIRKKIRDYEPDALHIATEGPLGLAARRYAVKINMPFTTAYHTRFPEYVKARTGIPLSVSYAFLRWFHKKSERVMVPTPAVITALKDWRIGNPVLWPRGVDLDLFSPGKATFPSKKNPVYLSIGRVAVEKNLEAFLSLDLEGEKWVVGDGPDLESLKKKYPDVTFFGMKSMEELPDYYRSADVFVFPSKTDTFGLVMLEAMGCGLPVAAYPVDGPIDVLGNTKSAVMDNDLKKACESALHISRKSARKYAENFSWQSATEIFASHLETRLKNSTAPRPKKSSENKIDYKVSAQS; encoded by the coding sequence ATGAAAATTCTTATCATTACCGACGCTTGGTTCCCTCAGGTAAATGGAGTGGTTCGCACATTGTTTAAAACCCGTGAGTGCCTTATTGCCGCCGGACACGATGTCGAGATGATCACCCCGGAGCCTTTTTTCTCCGTTCCTTTACCCAGTTATCCTGAAATACGTATTGCCCCTTTTGCAAACTCTGCCATACGGAAAAAAATCAGGGACTATGAGCCTGATGCGCTTCATATCGCAACAGAAGGGCCTCTTGGCCTCGCCGCCCGTCGCTATGCAGTTAAAATAAATATGCCTTTCACAACCGCCTATCACACACGGTTTCCGGAATATGTTAAAGCCCGAACAGGCATCCCGCTGAGTGTTAGTTATGCATTCTTGCGTTGGTTTCATAAAAAATCAGAAAGAGTCATGGTGCCAACCCCTGCTGTAATCACGGCTTTAAAGGATTGGCGGATCGGCAATCCTGTTTTATGGCCACGCGGCGTAGATTTAGACCTTTTTAGCCCGGGAAAAGCCACATTTCCGAGTAAGAAAAACCCTGTATATCTCTCGATTGGCAGGGTTGCAGTTGAAAAAAATTTAGAAGCATTTCTCTCGCTTGATTTGGAAGGTGAAAAATGGGTGGTCGGTGATGGCCCTGATTTGGAATCGCTTAAGAAAAAATACCCAGATGTTACCTTTTTCGGCATGAAATCAATGGAAGAACTGCCGGATTATTACCGATCTGCAGATGTTTTTGTTTTTCCCAGCAAAACCGATACATTCGGTCTCGTTATGCTCGAAGCAATGGGATGCGGATTACCGGTTGCGGCTTATCCAGTAGATGGTCCGATTGATGTGTTAGGAAACACCAAATCTGCGGTCATGGACAATGATTTAAAAAAGGCTTGTGAGTCGGCATTACATATTTCCAGGAAATCAGCTCGAAAATATGCGGAAAACTTCAGCTGGCAGAGCGCAACAGAGATTTTTGCCTCCCATCTTGAAACCCGTTTAAAAAATTCAACAGCACCTCGCCCCAAAAAAAGCAGTGAAAATAAAATAGATTACAAGGTTTCGGCTCAATCATAA
- the rplU gene encoding 50S ribosomal protein L21: MYAVIRSGGKQYRVVKDDVLELERLDGESGDKIKLDEVLMIGEAGKSPTIGDPLVKGASVTLEVLDQVRGDKIDVIKFKRRQNYHRQLGHKQHLTKVKIAAISKSASKAKAKAKAADEAPSESASDAQADKE, translated from the coding sequence ATGTATGCCGTAATACGGTCCGGTGGGAAACAATACCGGGTAGTTAAAGATGATGTTTTGGAACTGGAACGCCTTGACGGTGAATCCGGCGACAAAATCAAGCTGGATGAAGTTTTGATGATTGGTGAGGCCGGTAAATCTCCAACAATTGGAGATCCTCTTGTAAAGGGTGCCAGCGTTACGCTTGAAGTCCTCGATCAGGTTCGTGGCGATAAAATCGATGTGATTAAATTCAAACGACGTCAGAATTACCACCGTCAACTCGGTCACAAACAGCATCTTACAAAGGTAAAAATTGCGGCGATTAGTAAATCAGCAAGCAAGGCTAAAGCAAAGGCGAAAGCTGCTGACGAAGCCCCTTCTGAATCCGCATCCGACGCACAAGCTGATAAGGAGTAA
- the rpmA gene encoding 50S ribosomal protein L27 yields MAHKKAGGSSRNGRDSAGRRLGVKKFGGEHVIPGNIIIRQRGTKWHPGENVGIGKDHTIFALTEGKVSFSKSTGDRTYVSVDTAPESPAE; encoded by the coding sequence ATGGCTCATAAAAAAGCAGGTGGTTCATCCCGTAACGGTCGCGATAGTGCCGGACGACGCCTCGGCGTTAAAAAATTCGGCGGTGAACATGTTATTCCCGGCAATATCATCATTCGTCAGCGCGGCACCAAATGGCATCCCGGCGAAAATGTTGGTATAGGCAAAGACCACACAATTTTTGCCCTGACTGAAGGTAAAGTCAGCTTCTCCAAATCAACCGGAGACCGGACTTATGTGTCTGTTGATACAGCACCGGAGAGTCCTGCGGAATAA
- the obgE gene encoding GTPase ObgE, whose amino-acid sequence MKFLDQAKVFIQSGDGGAGCISFRREKYVEFGGPDGGDGGCGGDVIVRCVDGLNTLIDYRYQQHFKAGTGTHGMGKNRTGADGPDKILKVPVGTQIFAEDGKTLIGDLTEIGDEIVLAKGGNGGFGNARFKGPVNQSPRHANPGQPGREAWIWLRMKLIADAGLVGLPNAGKSTFLASVSRAKPKIADYPFTTLHPNLGVVAVKGNEFVIADIPGLIEGASEGAGLGYRFLGHVERCEILLHLVDASQDDVVGDWETIREEIAAYENGLTDKKEILALNKCDLIDSEILKEKQSALSKASGKDVQLISGATGDGVKQVLSDILEHVSQRNAAIDLQSGSWKP is encoded by the coding sequence ATGAAATTTCTTGATCAGGCCAAAGTATTTATTCAATCCGGTGACGGCGGCGCGGGGTGCATTAGCTTTCGGCGTGAGAAGTATGTCGAATTTGGTGGCCCTGATGGTGGCGATGGGGGCTGTGGGGGAGATGTTATTGTCAGATGTGTAGATGGCCTCAACACCTTAATTGACTATAGATACCAGCAGCACTTCAAAGCCGGAACCGGCACACATGGTATGGGTAAAAATCGTACTGGCGCAGATGGCCCTGACAAAATTTTAAAAGTACCGGTCGGAACACAAATTTTTGCAGAGGACGGAAAAACACTTATCGGGGATTTAACCGAGATTGGCGACGAGATTGTGCTGGCCAAAGGTGGCAATGGTGGTTTTGGTAATGCACGCTTTAAAGGGCCGGTTAATCAGTCCCCCCGTCATGCAAATCCGGGGCAACCAGGACGGGAAGCTTGGATATGGTTGCGCATGAAACTCATTGCGGATGCCGGTCTGGTTGGTCTTCCTAATGCTGGTAAATCTACTTTTCTGGCCTCTGTCAGTCGCGCCAAACCAAAAATTGCCGATTATCCTTTTACGACCCTGCATCCAAATCTCGGTGTTGTTGCGGTTAAAGGCAATGAATTTGTAATTGCGGATATTCCCGGTCTCATTGAAGGCGCAAGCGAGGGGGCTGGGCTGGGGTATAGATTTCTCGGTCATGTTGAGAGATGTGAGATACTCTTGCATCTGGTAGATGCCTCACAAGATGATGTGGTCGGTGACTGGGAAACAATTCGAGAGGAAATTGCCGCTTATGAGAATGGCTTGACGGATAAAAAGGAAATTCTGGCGCTTAACAAATGTGATTTAATTGACTCTGAAATCTTGAAAGAGAAACAATCAGCACTTTCAAAAGCCAGCGGCAAAGACGTACAATTAATCTCGGGAGCAACAGGCGATGGCGTTAAACAAGTTCTCTCGGATATCCTGGAGCATGTTTCACAAAGAAACGCAGCTATAGACCTTCAAAGCGGAAGCTGGAAACCTTAA
- the proB gene encoding glutamate 5-kinase produces the protein MNTEIQHKTATTLTQAKRLIVKVGSSLLMQGKDGSLNTAWMATLGEDLAAARARGQDVILVSSGAIALGQGCLGLSDAPLSLEQSQAAAAAGQISLAHAWQEALSPQGMTIAQILLTLEDTEQRRRYLNARSTLNALLDLGAVPVINENDTVATQEIRYGDNDRLAARVTSMVSGDCLVLLSDIDGLYSDADRIGDAKAHIAEIPDITQDVLAMAGENAGHFGSGGMKTKLEAARIATDAGASMILASGREAHPICNILDGKGKSTLFGAKASPRTARKDWIAASLQLGGYVHIDLGAVNALQDGKSLLPIGIKSISGDFERGDCVAILGPDGVEIARGLVEHSSETGLKIMGKQTTEIVNELSYDGRTEMVHRDNLVMTQNRGGEDDA, from the coding sequence ATGAATACAGAGATACAACATAAAACAGCCACGACGCTAACGCAGGCCAAGAGACTGATTGTAAAAGTTGGCTCGTCATTGCTGATGCAGGGAAAAGACGGGTCGCTTAACACGGCTTGGATGGCAACGCTGGGCGAGGACCTCGCCGCCGCACGTGCGCGCGGTCAAGATGTTATTCTGGTCTCATCAGGTGCGATAGCGCTTGGACAAGGATGTCTTGGTCTCTCAGATGCACCTTTATCTTTGGAACAAAGTCAGGCCGCTGCAGCTGCAGGACAAATTTCTCTGGCACATGCTTGGCAAGAGGCGCTGAGTCCCCAAGGCATGACAATTGCGCAGATTCTCCTCACTCTCGAGGATACCGAGCAAAGACGCCGTTATCTGAATGCAAGAAGCACACTCAATGCTTTACTGGATTTAGGCGCCGTACCGGTGATTAATGAAAATGATACCGTCGCAACGCAGGAAATTCGCTATGGCGATAATGACCGGCTGGCGGCGCGCGTAACAAGCATGGTCTCGGGGGATTGTCTGGTTTTACTATCCGATATTGACGGGCTTTACAGCGATGCCGACCGCATTGGCGATGCTAAGGCCCATATTGCGGAGATACCTGATATTACACAGGATGTACTCGCTATGGCAGGAGAAAATGCCGGACATTTTGGGAGCGGTGGAATGAAAACCAAGCTCGAGGCAGCTCGTATAGCAACCGATGCCGGCGCATCCATGATACTTGCGAGTGGTCGTGAAGCTCACCCCATATGCAACATTTTGGATGGAAAGGGCAAAAGCACTCTATTCGGTGCTAAAGCCAGCCCGCGCACAGCTCGAAAGGATTGGATTGCCGCCAGCCTTCAACTTGGCGGATATGTTCATATAGATCTCGGCGCGGTCAACGCTTTGCAAGACGGAAAAAGTCTATTGCCGATTGGGATAAAAAGTATCTCAGGGGACTTTGAAAGAGGTGATTGTGTTGCCATATTAGGGCCAGATGGTGTTGAAATTGCACGCGGTTTGGTGGAGCATTCATCCGAGACTGGCCTAAAAATTATGGGCAAGCAAACCACAGAAATAGTTAATGAACTATCATATGACGGTCGAACTGAGATGGTACATAGAGATAATCTGGTAATGACACAAAATCGAGGAGGAGAGGATGACGCTTAA
- a CDS encoding glutamate-5-semialdehyde dehydrogenase, translated as MTLNTSLEEIMNAMGTQAAIAARELGRATTEQKNNALIAAAQNLRAQTEELLTANRLDMDIAKEAGLNNARLDRIALDAGRVEGIAKALEDVAALPDPVGDVMARWDRPNGLDISRVRVPLGVIGVIYESRPNVTADAAALCLKSGNAVILRGSSEIQNSAKAVAACFDAALEGVGLPKTCVQLVPTPDRQAVGMMLAGLEGTIDVIVPRGGKSLVERVQNDARVPVFSHLDGICHTYIHASADIEMAKDITLNAKLRRTGICGATETLLIDRQCADTHLKPLIEALLDEGCEVRGDEDVANVDKRVVPATAQDWDTEYLDSIISVKLIEGVEDAISHIASHGSGHTEAIIAEDASAAEAYLNGVDSAIVMHNASTQFADGGEFGMGAEIGIATGRFHARGPVGLEQLTTFKYQVRGSGQTRPR; from the coding sequence ATGACGCTTAACACTTCACTTGAAGAAATAATGAACGCTATGGGCACACAAGCAGCTATTGCCGCACGCGAACTAGGGAGAGCAACGACCGAGCAAAAAAATAATGCACTTATTGCCGCCGCGCAAAATTTGCGCGCGCAAACCGAAGAGCTGCTGACTGCTAACAGGCTGGATATGGATATTGCCAAAGAAGCAGGTCTGAATAATGCACGTCTGGATCGTATCGCACTAGATGCAGGCCGCGTTGAAGGTATCGCCAAAGCTCTGGAAGACGTCGCCGCCCTGCCTGACCCTGTGGGAGATGTGATGGCACGCTGGGATCGCCCGAACGGGCTGGATATTTCTCGTGTGCGTGTGCCTCTGGGCGTGATTGGGGTGATTTATGAAAGCCGCCCGAATGTGACTGCTGATGCCGCCGCACTGTGCCTAAAATCCGGCAATGCAGTTATTCTGCGCGGCAGTTCTGAAATTCAAAATTCAGCGAAGGCCGTCGCAGCTTGTTTTGACGCAGCGCTTGAAGGTGTTGGCTTGCCTAAAACATGCGTCCAGCTTGTCCCAACCCCCGACAGACAAGCCGTTGGCATGATGCTGGCAGGGCTAGAGGGCACGATTGATGTCATTGTTCCACGCGGCGGTAAAAGCCTTGTAGAGCGTGTGCAAAATGATGCGCGTGTCCCTGTTTTCTCGCATCTGGATGGCATTTGTCACACCTATATTCATGCCTCTGCTGATATTGAGATGGCGAAAGACATCACGTTAAATGCCAAATTGCGCCGTACAGGTATTTGTGGGGCGACGGAGACCTTGTTGATAGACCGCCAATGCGCCGATACGCATTTAAAGCCGCTTATCGAAGCCTTACTGGATGAAGGATGCGAAGTCCGCGGTGATGAGGATGTCGCAAATGTGGATAAGCGTGTTGTTCCGGCGACAGCGCAAGATTGGGACACGGAATATCTCGATAGCATTATTTCCGTTAAACTTATTGAGGGTGTTGAAGATGCGATTTCCCATATTGCTTCTCATGGCTCGGGCCACACCGAAGCCATCATCGCAGAAGATGCATCTGCCGCAGAAGCCTATCTCAATGGTGTTGATAGCGCGATTGTTATGCATAATGCCTCAACGCAATTTGCCGATGGTGGTGAATTTGGCATGGGGGCAGAAATTGGCATTGCGACGGGACGCTTCCACGCACGAGGCCCTGTCGGGTTAGAACAACTAACAACATTCAAATACCAGGTACGGGGTAGCGGGCAAACACGCCCCCGATAG
- a CDS encoding nicotinate-nucleotide adenylyltransferase yields MLNRRKLFTPGMTVGLFGGSFDPPHKGHSLVSAKLQAALGLDVVWWLVAPQNPLKTSSPDSMENRLNACRELVGSFNNRVYISDEETRLGTRNTVDTVRKLKQIYPQVKFIWLMGADNMASLHHWKDWQVLMHDIPMAIYPRPGYVVKAGLSPAAQQFGDYRIAIDQAANLKTIDAPAWVLLTGKMDDISSTTLRNKSS; encoded by the coding sequence ATGCTCAACAGGCGCAAACTTTTTACACCCGGCATGACAGTCGGTCTGTTCGGAGGAAGTTTTGACCCGCCGCATAAAGGACATTCTCTGGTAAGTGCTAAACTACAAGCAGCACTCGGCCTTGACGTGGTTTGGTGGCTGGTCGCGCCTCAAAACCCTCTTAAAACCAGCAGTCCAGACTCGATGGAAAACCGCCTAAATGCCTGTCGGGAATTAGTTGGTTCTTTTAATAACCGCGTTTACATCTCTGATGAAGAAACCCGTCTTGGCACGCGAAATACAGTCGATACCGTCAGAAAACTGAAGCAAATTTATCCGCAGGTGAAATTTATTTGGCTGATGGGGGCGGATAATATGGCTTCTCTCCATCACTGGAAAGACTGGCAGGTTTTAATGCACGATATTCCGATGGCGATTTATCCACGCCCGGGATATGTGGTCAAAGCCGGTCTCAGCCCGGCAGCGCAGCAATTTGGCGATTATCGCATTGCTATCGACCAAGCCGCAAACCTCAAAACCATTGATGCGCCTGCATGGGTGTTGCTTACCGGCAAGATGGATGACATCTCATCAACTACCCTTAGAAATAAATCTTCTTAA
- the rsfS gene encoding ribosome silencing factor, producing the protein MKRLLPDDESSLIQNILQSLDDDQAQEILTIDLRGKTAFADYMVVASGRSQRHVGAVADHLLRNLKSRGLKNIQVEGLPNCDWVLVDAGDVVVHIFRPEVRDFYNLEKMWDVDIPNESAVT; encoded by the coding sequence ATGAAACGTTTGTTGCCTGACGACGAGTCCAGTCTCATCCAAAATATCCTTCAAAGCCTTGATGATGACCAGGCTCAAGAGATTCTAACCATAGACCTGCGCGGAAAAACAGCTTTTGCTGACTATATGGTGGTTGCATCGGGGCGGTCTCAACGTCATGTCGGCGCGGTGGCGGATCACCTCCTTAGAAATTTAAAAAGTCGTGGCCTAAAAAATATTCAGGTTGAGGGGCTACCAAATTGTGATTGGGTGTTGGTAGATGCCGGTGACGTTGTGGTTCATATTTTCAGGCCTGAGGTCAGAGATTTCTACAATCTGGAAAAAATGTGGGATGTGGATATTCCCAATGAGTCAGCCGTTACCTAA
- the rlmH gene encoding 23S rRNA (pseudouridine(1915)-N(3))-methyltransferase RlmH yields the protein MRLIISAIGLLKKGPESELVADYLKRLRGQAKQIGISHIDILEAKERTSGDDKKNLEAELLISQIPSNRKLIALDEHGRHITSRELANLVQKNLDQGVQNLCFVIGGADGLSEIVLELAEDKICLGKMTWPHQLVRVMLIEQLWRGVSILTNHPYHRD from the coding sequence ATGCGCCTCATCATAAGTGCCATTGGCCTCCTAAAAAAAGGCCCCGAATCTGAGCTCGTTGCGGATTATCTCAAAAGATTACGCGGGCAAGCCAAGCAAATCGGTATTTCGCATATAGATATCCTTGAGGCCAAAGAACGCACCAGTGGCGATGACAAAAAAAACCTTGAAGCTGAACTTCTCATCTCACAAATACCAAGTAATCGGAAACTCATTGCGCTTGACGAGCATGGTAGACATATAACCAGCCGAGAACTGGCAAATTTAGTACAAAAAAATCTCGACCAGGGTGTTCAAAATCTTTGTTTTGTTATTGGTGGCGCGGACGGTTTATCCGAAATTGTGCTTGAATTGGCAGAAGATAAAATATGCCTTGGTAAAATGACATGGCCGCATCAGCTTGTTCGTGTCATGTTGATTGAGCAGTTGTGGCGTGGCGTGTCTATTCTAACCAATCACCCCTATCACAGGGATTAA
- a CDS encoding murein hydrolase activator EnvC family protein: MKSRVIVAFLLFGSCIAFAMPDMAIHPAHAQTKEKRQLKSLEKEIRERDEKRVQLEKQAEQIATQRRKLQLNMIFIAEQIRANEQRQININKKLDALLMTQDNLIAALNKDRVNLSQSLAALQRFEKSIPPALAVRPDDALEGIRGALAMAGIVPNLKQKVDEIHARLDELSAIRRQIVKRQKELDDALIKAENDRAKLDVLVAEKQQAEASRRQEAASEQAAIKELAAKARNLKDLVTKLEKRRARQHNQIKGFSRTRGKLPLPVSGKLLSRPETIRKNTETGREGAYMTTRVQSLVTAPYDAQVLYAGPFRDYGNMLILGVGKNYHLLFAGLSEISVDVGQVILAGEPVGQIIPEPLTNAPKTLYMEIRYKGQPQDALSWYR, translated from the coding sequence TTGAAATCAAGAGTGATTGTCGCATTTCTTTTATTTGGCTCATGCATAGCTTTTGCTATGCCGGACATGGCGATACATCCGGCTCATGCTCAGACGAAAGAAAAACGCCAATTAAAGAGCCTTGAAAAAGAAATAAGAGAGAGAGACGAGAAAAGAGTTCAACTCGAAAAGCAGGCTGAGCAAATTGCGACGCAACGCCGAAAACTTCAGTTAAATATGATTTTCATTGCCGAGCAAATCCGGGCTAATGAGCAAAGACAAATCAATATCAACAAAAAACTAGATGCGCTATTAATGACACAAGACAATTTAATCGCAGCTCTAAATAAAGACCGCGTGAATCTTTCTCAGTCTTTAGCTGCGCTGCAACGTTTTGAAAAATCTATCCCGCCAGCGCTTGCTGTCAGGCCGGATGACGCACTAGAGGGCATTCGCGGCGCACTCGCCATGGCAGGTATTGTACCAAACCTTAAACAAAAAGTAGATGAAATCCATGCGCGGCTGGATGAGTTGTCTGCCATTCGTCGCCAGATTGTCAAACGTCAAAAAGAACTAGACGATGCTTTAATCAAAGCTGAAAATGATCGCGCAAAACTTGATGTGCTCGTGGCAGAAAAACAACAGGCTGAAGCCTCACGACGTCAGGAAGCGGCAAGCGAGCAGGCCGCAATAAAAGAACTGGCTGCCAAGGCCAGAAACCTGAAGGATCTCGTCACCAAGCTGGAGAAACGCCGCGCCAGACAGCATAATCAAATTAAAGGGTTCTCTCGCACCAGAGGGAAGCTCCCCCTTCCCGTTTCTGGAAAATTGCTTTCCAGACCGGAGACTATCCGCAAAAACACCGAAACCGGGCGTGAGGGCGCGTATATGACGACCCGCGTACAATCACTTGTAACTGCCCCGTATGACGCGCAGGTACTCTATGCGGGTCCTTTTCGCGATTATGGTAATATGCTCATTCTCGGAGTCGGCAAAAACTATCATTTGCTTTTTGCAGGCCTAAGTGAGATTTCCGTGGATGTTGGTCAAGTTATTCTGGCTGGGGAACCTGTCGGACAAATTATCCCCGAACCCCTTACAAATGCACCAAAAACGCTTTATATGGAAATAAGATATAAAGGTCAGCCTCAAGACGCGCTTTCATGGTATAGATAG
- a CDS encoding S41 family peptidase, with translation MKRTPSLITFTVLLTCLLAPTLTFRAMAEDVQPASNAKSESEDLYEQLKIFGGVLERVQREYVDEPENRELIEAAMIGMLQSLDPHSAYMPPKNFEDMKVQTKGEFGGLGIEVTMERGLVKVVAPIADTPAERAGILTNDLIARLDGEDVLGLTLSEAVDIMRGKIGTKITLTVLREGEEDPLEIDIIRDIIEIKAVRYRAEGPEGQIAYIRLTTFNENTTKNLRKAMAELSAAAGKEKFAGYILDLRNNPGGLLGEAVKVSDSFLSQGEIVSTRARKAEDNIRFNARRGDMSKGAPVLVLINGGSASASEIVAGALQDHHRALVVGTQSFGKGSVQTVIPLPNDGALRLTTARYFTPSGRSIQALGVTPDVIIDQELPEDIKARPRRSEASLRGHLSSSPENDKETPDAKTNKSEDDSNDKSNTDTKDDNEYKSDESSEGNADVKAKDKTKEKGKSFAYVPRELEKDKQLQKAIEIMLAMDASKQRLLEN, from the coding sequence ATGAAACGCACTCCCTCCTTAATCACTTTTACAGTTTTACTAACATGCCTGCTCGCGCCCACTCTCACTTTTAGGGCGATGGCGGAGGATGTTCAGCCTGCATCCAACGCCAAATCTGAGTCGGAAGATTTATACGAACAGCTAAAAATATTTGGCGGTGTTCTCGAAAGAGTACAGCGCGAATATGTAGATGAACCGGAAAACCGCGAGCTAATTGAAGCCGCAATGATTGGTATGTTGCAATCACTTGATCCCCATTCTGCCTATATGCCGCCGAAAAATTTCGAGGACATGAAAGTTCAAACAAAGGGGGAATTTGGCGGGCTTGGCATTGAAGTCACTATGGAAAGAGGCCTGGTGAAAGTCGTTGCCCCTATTGCTGACACACCTGCAGAGCGCGCGGGCATTCTCACAAATGACCTCATCGCAAGATTGGACGGGGAGGATGTTCTCGGCCTCACACTCTCAGAAGCCGTTGATATTATGCGCGGCAAGATTGGTACTAAGATTACCCTAACGGTGTTGCGCGAAGGCGAAGAAGACCCCCTCGAAATTGATATTATTCGCGATATCATTGAAATTAAAGCCGTACGTTATCGTGCTGAAGGCCCTGAAGGTCAAATCGCCTATATTCGGCTAACAACTTTTAATGAAAACACCACCAAAAATCTGCGCAAAGCAATGGCGGAGCTTTCTGCTGCTGCAGGAAAAGAGAAATTCGCTGGCTATATTCTTGATTTACGGAATAATCCCGGCGGCTTATTGGGGGAAGCAGTAAAGGTTTCTGACAGCTTCCTCAGTCAAGGTGAGATTGTTTCCACACGCGCACGCAAAGCCGAAGACAATATCCGCTTTAATGCACGTCGCGGAGATATGTCCAAAGGAGCACCGGTGCTGGTTTTGATAAATGGCGGTTCGGCCTCAGCATCTGAAATTGTTGCTGGTGCCTTGCAAGATCACCATCGTGCCTTAGTTGTCGGCACGCAAAGTTTCGGCAAGGGGTCTGTCCAAACTGTTATTCCACTTCCAAATGATGGTGCGTTAAGACTGACGACAGCACGTTATTTTACACCTTCAGGTCGTTCAATTCAGGCTTTAGGTGTAACGCCTGACGTGATTATTGATCAGGAACTGCCTGAAGATATAAAAGCCCGCCCCAGACGAAGCGAGGCAAGTTTAAGAGGGCATCTCAGTAGCAGTCCGGAAAATGATAAAGAAACCCCAGACGCAAAAACAAATAAGTCTGAAGATGACTCAAATGATAAGAGCAACACAGATACAAAAGATGACAATGAGTATAAATCAGACGAGTCATCTGAAGGTAACGCGGACGTCAAAGCTAAAGACAAAACCAAAGAAAAAGGTAAATCTTTTGCATATGTTCCCCGGGAGCTTGAAAAAGACAAGCAACTCCAGAAAGCTATTGAAATTATGCTGGCAATGGATGCCTCAAAACAACGTCTTCTAGAGAACTGA